The Bacteroidales bacterium genome includes the window ATTTATATTTGTTGTATATTGTTTTGATATATGCTCACTTTTTATATGCCAATTTTTGTTATATCCCTGTACAGCTACACGAATGGTATTGTAGCCATTCTTTTTATTAATCTCATCTATGGCTTTTGATAGTGTTTTTTGTTTGGTACGATCAATTTCATCAAACAATGCACCTTGTATTGCACTATCGGGAGTAATGTTCCATACTATTACTCCTGCTTTTTTATATAGGTACTCCCCTTTTTGCCACTCACTACGAATTGCCCCGACTGATAGTGACACCAACTCTTGCAGATTATTTGTTGGAACTTGAAGTGTTATTGTTTTATGAATGGTATTTTGCAATACATCTGTTCTAAATCGACTTGTATAAGCAAATATTGTAACTGAGCTACATACTGTATGTTGCTCACGCAATTTGCGAGAACATTGTGCTGCAAAGTTTGCAACTGCCTCCTCTACATCGGCCAGCTCCTTTAGTCCGCTATCAGGAAAACTTCTACTGGTACATATCGACTTTTTATGTGGCAACTCTTCAACCTCAATACAACTTTCGCCTTGCAACTCTCTCCAAACTCTTTCGCCTGTTATGGTTAATATGTTACGCACCCAACTTTGTGATTTTGAAACAAGATCCCATGCTGTTTTTACTCCGTAATACTCTAATTTTTTTGATGCTTTACGTCCTATTCCCCATACATCTGAAACATCAATTAATTTCAGTGCTTTCTGTCGTTTTTCATCAGTATCAATCATACACACCCCATTATATGCCTTATATTTTTTAGCAAATTTTGAGGCTACCTTTGCGAGTGTTTTTGTTGATGCTATTCCTAATGATATAGGTATACCCGTTCCTCTGGTTATTTGACTTACCATATTCTCTGCATAGTGTTTTAACTCATCCCCTTGCATCATTCCCGAAAAATCAAGAAACGCTTCATCAATAGAGTATATATCTATTTTAGGAGAGTAGGTTGAAAGTAGCGACATTACTCTGCTACTCATATCGCTATACAGGGTATAGTTACTACTGAATACTGCTACTCCGTTTTTCTCTATCAACTCTTTTACTTGATAGAATGGCTGTCCCATTTTTATTCCTAATGCTTTACTCTCATTGCTTCGTGCTATTACACATCCATCGTTGTTTGACAATACTACAACAGGCGTGGTGCGAAGTTGCGGTTGAAACACCCTCTCACACGAACAAAAAAAGTTATTGCAATCGGCTAAAGCTATCATTTAGAGTTGTTTGTTTTTAGTTGTTAGTTATCGGCTAACGTCACACCTACATAATAGTTTTAGTTAAAAGTGCTTGGTCATCTTTTTTATGACATAGGTTACTATTCCCCATATCATAAAATCATTCTCTTGTGTTACCTTTATGGGTGAAAAGTCTTTATTGTATGGTATTAACCACGCACATTTGTTTTCTTCATCGAGGCGGAACTCTTTGAGAGTAAACTCTCCATCAATAAAGGCTACTACATAGTCTCCTGTTGTTGCCTCTAACGATTTGTCTATTACTATTATATCGCCATCTCCTATTCCTGCATCAATTAATGAATTACCCGATACTCGTGCATAAAAGGTTGTCTCCTTATGGCGTATCAACTCACGATTTAAATCGATACTTGCATTCATATAGTCTTGTGCAGGAGAGGGGAATCCGGCTTTTATCCCGGCATCCTCAAATGGTAACATCAATTCATTATCTGTATCAACTGATGATATCTCTATTTTTATATCTTCTTGCATCTTTGTAAAGGTTAATTTTTACATGAAGTGGTTTAGAGACAATTCGCTCTTAATGCTGATCAAAAGGAGATTTATATAAGATCAACATTATGGTTTTTTTACGAGAAAAACATTTATTTTTTTAGATATCCAAAAGACCTTCGGGAAGGTTCATTTGAATTTCCTTTTTTTCATCATCAATGTTCTCAACAAAATCATCTACCGCAGGAATTAACAACTCTTCCCCGCTCTCTGTTTTTACAGAAAAAAGAATATTTTGGGTAGAGTCATCAACTCCCTCTATTATTCCTACAAGTTTACCCGTAGAGTATATTTTATATCCCAAGATACCTTCTCCGTAATTTAGGGGCTCAGACTCAGTAATATATTTCACAGGAAAGAAGAGCTCCCTCCCTAATAGAAGTCTTGCAGAGTCGGTATCATCTATATCTTCAAACTTTATTAGGGCTGTTACATCACTCTTAAAGCGATACTCTTCAATAAAGAAAGGGACAAATATGCCATCAATATCTGCTACTAAATAAGGGGCATCATCTTCACCGAATATATCGTTTATAAAGGTACACGATAACTCTCCCGAAACGCCATGAGTTTTGGTTACCTTTCCTATTTTAATTACCTCTTGCGGTTTAATCATTGCTTATGCGTTGTATAGATGCTCCTAATGCGTTTAATCTCTCATCAATAGATTCGTAACCTCTATCTATTTGATCTATGTTGTCTATTTTACTTGTTCCTTGTGCCGACATTGCTGCTATCAACAATGCTATTCCTGCTCTGATATCGGGCGATACCATTGAGGTTGCTCTTAAAGGGTGTTGTTTGTCTTGACCTATTACTACTGCTCGGTGTGGATCACAGAGGATTATTTGAGCACCCATATCTATTAGTTTATCAACAAAGAACAATCGGCTCTCAAACATTTTCTGATGTATAAGCACACTGCCTTTTGCCTGTGTGGCTACTACCAATATAACACTCATAAGGTCTGGTGTTAATCCCGGCCATGGAGCATCAGCAAAGGTCATTATTGAGCCATCCATAAATGTCTCTATTTCGTAGTGGTCGTGTTGAGGGATATATAAATCATCACCCTCCTCTTTTATGGTTATTCCTAATCGGCGGAAGGCATCTGGGATTATTCCCAAATCATTAATTGAGACATCTTTTATGCGTATTTCAGAGCCTGTCATCGCCGCCATTCCTATGAAACTTCCTATCTCAATCATATCAGGGAGTAGTTTATGAGTGCAACCTCCTAACTTTTCTACTCCTGTTATGGTTAATAGGTTTGAGCCTACTCCTTCGATTTTTGCTCCCATTCGATTCAGCATCTTTGAGAGTTGTTGTAAATAGGGTTCACATGCTGCATTATAGATAGTTGTTACTCCTTTTGCCAAAACTGCTGCCATAAGTATATTGGCAGTTCCTGTTACCGATGCTTCATCTAAAAGCATATAACACCCTTTTAACCCTTTGGATGTTATCTCATATATGTGTTTCTCATCGTTATATGAGAAGTTTGCTCCAAGTCTTTGTATGCCTAAGAAGTGAGTATCTAATCTACGACGACCTATCTTATCTCCTCCAGGTTTGGCAACTATTGCCTTCCCGAAACGTGCCACCAATGGTCCTACTATCATTACTGATCCTCGTAATGATGAACATTTTTTTATAAATGCTTCGCTGTCAAGATATGCCAGATTGATATTATCAGCCTTGAATGTATATGCCCCCTCTCCCATTCGAGTAACCTTTACACCCATATCTGCCAAAAGGTCTATAAGGTTATTTACATCTCGTATGTTTGGAATGTTTGTTATTGTTACCTCCTCATCGGTAAGAAGTGTTGCACATATTACTTGTAAGGCTTCGTTTTTTGCTCCCTTGGGCGTTATAGTTCCATTTAAACGGCATCCGCCTTCTATAATGAAAGATGACATATTATCTATTTTTTATTAAAACGTGTATTGCGAGCGGTATTGTTTGTAGTTGTTTTTCGAGTTTGCAACTCTTTGATTGATCTTAGATTTAAATCTTCAAGAGTAAGTTCTTCTGCTACTTCTGGGATATACTCCTTTATATCTTTTAATATTTTATCATCCTCTATAGCCTCTTTTGATGTATTGTAGAGAGTCTTTTTCATTACGTTTGCCATTACAGAGAGCATCTGCTTTTGCTCTTCGCTTCCTTTGGGATACTCTTTGCATTTCTCCAACATCATCTCTATTATCTTACCATAATGGCGATACTTTATTTCCGATTGACCATACTCTAATTGCTTGGGACGAGTATATAAGTTATCGGGACGTAATACTTCATAGGGATAATCAATATCGAGTTTAAAGTCTGACATAATTGCTATATGATCCCACAATTTATGTTTAAAGTCTTCTACATCACGCAGATGCGGAAAAAGATTTCCCATTGTTGCTATGATTGAATCTGCACAACGTGTTCGCTCCTCGCGATCCTCAATAGTGATGCAATACTCTACCATTTTCTGTATATTTCTACCATACTCTGGCAGTAGTAATTTTTTTAACTGTGTATTATACTCCAACATTATTTGTTTGATATATTATTTAATACTTTATTTTTGGGCGTTGTTGCCTGAAACTCTTTTAAATAGAAGGGTTGATAATAGGCTGTATCTTTAAAATCTTGATTTCGCAATGCTCTCTCTGATAGTGCCAACATTGATTTTGCTAATGGTACTACCCCTGACAGGAATATCGCATTCTCATTTTTTATTATCTCTTTGCATTTATCTGCTCCGTCGCCAAAGAAAACAACCTTGCGTTCTTTTAATATTTCTGAAAAACTATTTTCATCAATTATATTGGCGGCTATTGGCAATACTGGTTGTAATGCTCTATCGTATATGGCAGAATATACCTCCATTCGGCGAGCATCAATCATTGGACAAAGGAGTGCCTCTTCATCAATTTTAGGATTAAAGAGTACCGAACACGCCATTATCTCGGTTGTATCAAGAGCTATTAACGGAACATCATAACCAAAACACAAACCCTTTGCCATTGACACTCCTATACGCAGTCCTGTATATGAACCCGGTCCTCCGCTCACCGCAACCGCATCTAATTTTAGATTGTTACTCTTTATAAACTCTAATGCCTCATTAACATAGCCTCCTAAAAGTGATGCATGTGATGGACCTTCGTGATGTTCTTGATTAAATGCAACCATTCCGTCGCAAGTTACTGCAACAGAGCAGACCTTTGTTGATGTTTCAATATTTATTATACAAGGCATATTGAGTTGTTGGTAATAAAGAATTAAATAGTTTCCTAATTATTAATTTCTAATTGTTGCGAAGCAACTAACTTGTTTCTGATTATTTTGCGAAGATAATAAAAAAGTGTGGATTTTAATAGAATTTTTTCAAGATTGCTCTAAAATGGACCTTCTAATAACAGTTTATTGTTAATTTAGCACTATTTTTACGAGATATATTTGTATCTTCGCAAGATAATTTTTTAAACTTTAAAATAATATTATGTTATATTCAATGACAGGATATGGGAAGAGTGTTGTTAAACTTCCCTCTCGCGATATTACCATAGAGATTAAATCGCTAAATAGCAAACAGTTGGATTTATCAGTAAGAATCCCTTCTGTTTACTTCTCTATTGATAGCCGTATTAGAAGTGAAATTGCTCAACATATTGAACGCGGTAAAGTTGAACTTACAATGAGAGTTGAAAATATCTCATCTGCAAATGGTGCTTGCGTTAATATTCCTGTTATAAAAAAATATAAAGAACAGATTGTTGATGCCGCCAATGAGATTGGGGCTACTATCCCTGAAAATTGGTTTGAAATTCTTTTGCGTATGCCTGAGGCTATAACCACTGAAGTTAAAGAGGTTAACGAAGAAGAGGAAAAGGCTATTATGAGCGGGGTGCTTGAGGCAATTGATGCTCTTTGCAAGTTCAGAGAACAAGAGGGTGTTATGTTACAATCAATCTTTGAAAGCAAATTAAATAACATAAGAGAATTACTCAACAGCGTTGAGCCTTACGAGAAAGAGCGTATTGAAAAGATTAAGGCAAGACTTATTGAAAACTTAGAGAAAATCAAAGAGGTTGATTATGATAAAAACCGCTTTGAGCAAGAACTTATATTCTACATTGAGAAACTTGACATTAACGAAGAGAAGACTCGCCTTGACAACCATTTGAAATACTTTAAGGAGACTATGGACGCTCGTCAAGGTCAAGGTAAAAAACTTGGCTTTATTGCTCAAGAACTTGGACGCGAAATTAACACTATGGGTTCAAAAGCCAACAACGCAGAACTTCAACGCATTGTTGTTCAAATGAAAGATGAATTAGAGCAAATTAAAGAGCAAGTTCTTAATGTG containing:
- the tsaB gene encoding tRNA (adenosine(37)-N6)-threonylcarbamoyltransferase complex dimerization subunit type 1 TsaB, which produces MPCIINIETSTKVCSVAVTCDGMVAFNQEHHEGPSHASLLGGYVNEALEFIKSNNLKLDAVAVSGGPGSYTGLRIGVSMAKGLCFGYDVPLIALDTTEIMACSVLFNPKIDEEALLCPMIDARRMEVYSAIYDRALQPVLPIAANIIDENSFSEILKERKVVFFGDGADKCKEIIKNENAIFLSGVVPLAKSMLALSERALRNQDFKDTAYYQPFYLKEFQATTPKNKVLNNISNK
- the rimM gene encoding 16S rRNA processing protein RimM encodes the protein MIKPQEVIKIGKVTKTHGVSGELSCTFINDIFGEDDAPYLVADIDGIFVPFFIEEYRFKSDVTALIKFEDIDDTDSARLLLGRELFFPVKYITESEPLNYGEGILGYKIYSTGKLVGIIEGVDDSTQNILFSVKTESGEELLIPAVDDFVENIDDEKKEIQMNLPEGLLDI
- a CDS encoding DUF4290 domain-containing protein, with amino-acid sequence MLEYNTQLKKLLLPEYGRNIQKMVEYCITIEDREERTRCADSIIATMGNLFPHLRDVEDFKHKLWDHIAIMSDFKLDIDYPYEVLRPDNLYTRPKQLEYGQSEIKYRHYGKIIEMMLEKCKEYPKGSEEQKQMLSVMANVMKKTLYNTSKEAIEDDKILKDIKEYIPEVAEELTLEDLNLRSIKELQTRKTTTNNTARNTRFNKK
- the umuD gene encoding translesion error-prone DNA polymerase V autoproteolytic subunit, with amino-acid sequence MQEDIKIEISSVDTDNELMLPFEDAGIKAGFPSPAQDYMNASIDLNRELIRHKETTFYARVSGNSLIDAGIGDGDIIVIDKSLEATTGDYVVAFIDGEFTLKEFRLDEENKCAWLIPYNKDFSPIKVTQENDFMIWGIVTYVIKKMTKHF
- a CDS encoding Y-family DNA polymerase; protein product: MIALADCNNFFCSCERVFQPQLRTTPVVVLSNNDGCVIARSNESKALGIKMGQPFYQVKELIEKNGVAVFSSNYTLYSDMSSRVMSLLSTYSPKIDIYSIDEAFLDFSGMMQGDELKHYAENMVSQITRGTGIPISLGIASTKTLAKVASKFAKKYKAYNGVCMIDTDEKRQKALKLIDVSDVWGIGRKASKKLEYYGVKTAWDLVSKSQSWVRNILTITGERVWRELQGESCIEVEELPHKKSICTSRSFPDSGLKELADVEEAVANFAAQCSRKLREQHTVCSSVTIFAYTSRFRTDVLQNTIHKTITLQVPTNNLQELVSLSVGAIRSEWQKGEYLYKKAGVIVWNITPDSAIQGALFDEIDRTKQKTLSKAIDEINKKNGYNTIRVAVQGYNKNWHIKSEHISKQYTTNINDIIEVKI
- a CDS encoding YicC family protein, which codes for MLYSMTGYGKSVVKLPSRDITIEIKSLNSKQLDLSVRIPSVYFSIDSRIRSEIAQHIERGKVELTMRVENISSANGACVNIPVIKKYKEQIVDAANEIGATIPENWFEILLRMPEAITTEVKEVNEEEEKAIMSGVLEAIDALCKFREQEGVMLQSIFESKLNNIRELLNSVEPYEKERIEKIKARLIENLEKIKEVDYDKNRFEQELIFYIEKLDINEEKTRLDNHLKYFKETMDARQGQGKKLGFIAQELGREINTMGSKANNAELQRIVVQMKDELEQIKEQVLNVL
- the murA gene encoding UDP-N-acetylglucosamine 1-carboxyvinyltransferase, whose translation is MSSFIIEGGCRLNGTITPKGAKNEALQVICATLLTDEEVTITNIPNIRDVNNLIDLLADMGVKVTRMGEGAYTFKADNINLAYLDSEAFIKKCSSLRGSVMIVGPLVARFGKAIVAKPGGDKIGRRRLDTHFLGIQRLGANFSYNDEKHIYEITSKGLKGCYMLLDEASVTGTANILMAAVLAKGVTTIYNAACEPYLQQLSKMLNRMGAKIEGVGSNLLTITGVEKLGGCTHKLLPDMIEIGSFIGMAAMTGSEIRIKDVSINDLGIIPDAFRRLGITIKEEGDDLYIPQHDHYEIETFMDGSIMTFADAPWPGLTPDLMSVILVVATQAKGSVLIHQKMFESRLFFVDKLIDMGAQIILCDPHRAVVIGQDKQHPLRATSMVSPDIRAGIALLIAAMSAQGTSKIDNIDQIDRGYESIDERLNALGASIQRISND